One genomic segment of Clostridium saccharoperbutylacetonicum N1-4(HMT) includes these proteins:
- a CDS encoding branched-chain amino acid ABC transporter permease: MNNKNKFLNIALIAIVFLLLFVANNGLDSYKIRILNLCAIYTVLGLSLNLINGFTGLFSLGHAGFIAIGAYTTALLTMSEKVKNQNFFMEPLMAPFNHISVPFIVALIIAGLLSALIAILIGAPALRLKGDYLAIVTLGFAEIIRIVITNAQSLTNGALGLRGIPHMTNLYWSFGITIATIIILLSLINSSYGRALKAIREDEIAAESMGISLFKHKVIGFAVGAFFAGVGGGLLGNLMGTIDPNMFKFSLTFNILLIIVIGGMGSVTGTVISAFIVTILGEVLRFLDMEKVFDLGIFSFTGIPGLRMVIFSILLMVIVLFFRHGIMGTKEFSWKSIFKYTNNKPLEEGGDK, translated from the coding sequence ATGAACAATAAAAATAAATTTTTAAATATAGCTCTTATTGCAATTGTATTTTTACTCTTGTTTGTTGCAAATAATGGCTTAGACTCATATAAAATTAGAATTTTGAATTTATGTGCTATATATACAGTGCTTGGACTTAGTTTGAATTTAATAAATGGATTTACAGGACTTTTTTCATTAGGACATGCTGGGTTTATTGCAATAGGTGCATATACAACTGCATTATTGACTATGTCTGAAAAAGTAAAAAATCAAAATTTCTTTATGGAACCATTAATGGCACCATTTAATCATATTTCAGTGCCATTTATAGTAGCGTTAATTATAGCAGGACTTTTATCAGCCCTAATAGCAATCTTAATTGGTGCTCCAGCTTTAAGACTTAAAGGAGATTATCTAGCTATTGTTACTTTAGGGTTTGCAGAAATTATTAGAATAGTAATTACTAATGCACAAAGCTTAACTAATGGTGCTTTAGGTCTTAGAGGTATTCCTCACATGACAAATTTATACTGGAGTTTTGGAATTACTATTGCAACCATAATAATTTTATTGTCACTTATAAATAGTTCATATGGTAGAGCTTTAAAGGCAATTAGAGAAGATGAAATAGCTGCTGAAAGCATGGGAATAAGTTTATTTAAACATAAGGTTATTGGATTTGCTGTTGGAGCGTTTTTTGCAGGAGTAGGCGGAGGTTTACTTGGTAACTTAATGGGAACAATAGATCCTAATATGTTCAAATTCAGTCTTACTTTTAATATACTTCTTATTATAGTAATTGGTGGTATGGGAAGTGTTACTGGTACAGTAATTTCAGCCTTCATTGTAACAATTCTTGGAGAAGTCTTAAGATTTTTGGACATGGAAAAAGTGTTTGATTTAGGAATTTTCAGTTTTACAGGTATACCAGGTTTAAGAATGGTTATATTTTCGATATTACTTATGGTAATAGTATTGTTCTTTAGACATGGAATTATGGGAACAAAAGAATTTTCATGGAAATCAATATTTAAATATACAAACAATAAACCTCTAGAAGAAGGGGGAGATAAATAA
- a CDS encoding zinc-ribbon domain-containing protein produces the protein MFFIGIFGIESKEKEITIIDNINCNRCKSTVKGHLIKSYDFFHFFFIPIFKWNEKYYLVCENCNEVYGIKKEKGKAIERGENINITYWDLYDLDQKQYGSNVYGKTVCRNCKNEVDGNFKFCPYCGTKID, from the coding sequence ATGTTTTTTATAGGAATATTTGGAATAGAAAGTAAAGAAAAGGAAATTACTATTATAGATAATATCAATTGTAATAGATGTAAATCAACAGTCAAAGGTCACTTAATAAAAAGCTATGATTTTTTTCATTTCTTCTTTATACCTATTTTTAAGTGGAATGAAAAATATTATTTAGTATGTGAAAATTGTAACGAAGTATATGGTATTAAAAAAGAAAAGGGTAAAGCAATTGAGCGTGGTGAGAATATAAACATAACATATTGGGATTTATATGATTTGGATCAAAAGCAATATGGTTCTAATGTATATGGAAAGACTGTATGTAGAAATTGTAAAAATGAAGTAGATGGTAATTTTAAATTTTGCCCTTACTGTGGTACGAAGATTGATTAA
- a CDS encoding ABC transporter ATP-binding protein yields the protein MALLNVQNATMQFGGLTAVSDFNLQINDGEIISLIGPNGAGKTTAFNMITNVYTPTKGQITFNGTNITGMRQDKITQTGIARTFQNIRLFKDLSVLDNVLIANHVHIKSNCFEAMLKLPKYRKEEKEMIKKSLDLLRELGLEDLKDEKASSLPYGKQRKLEIARALATNPKLLLLDEPAAGMNPTETDELTAFVKEIKDKFKLSIFMIEHHMSMVMSLSDRIQVFEYGITIAEGTPSEIQNNKKVIDAYLGVSEDD from the coding sequence ATGGCATTATTAAATGTTCAAAATGCAACAATGCAGTTTGGAGGACTTACAGCTGTAAGTGATTTTAATCTTCAAATTAATGACGGTGAAATAATTTCATTAATTGGACCAAATGGGGCTGGAAAGACTACAGCTTTTAATATGATTACTAATGTTTATACTCCTACAAAAGGACAAATTACTTTTAATGGTACTAATATTACAGGGATGAGACAAGATAAAATAACTCAAACTGGTATAGCAAGAACCTTTCAAAATATAAGATTATTTAAAGATTTAAGTGTGCTTGACAATGTATTAATTGCTAATCACGTACATATAAAATCAAATTGTTTTGAAGCTATGTTAAAACTTCCTAAATACAGAAAAGAAGAAAAGGAAATGATTAAAAAATCTCTAGACCTTTTGAGAGAATTAGGTCTTGAAGACTTAAAAGATGAAAAAGCTAGTTCGCTTCCATATGGTAAGCAAAGAAAGCTTGAAATAGCTAGAGCACTTGCAACTAATCCTAAGCTCCTTTTGCTCGATGAACCAGCAGCAGGAATGAATCCTACAGAAACAGATGAGCTTACTGCTTTTGTTAAAGAAATAAAAGATAAGTTCAAGTTATCAATATTTATGATTGAACATCATATGAGTATGGTTATGAGTTTATCTGATAGAATACAAGTTTTTGAATATGGTATTACTATAGCTGAAGGTACACCTTCTGAAATACAAAACAATAAGAAGGTTATAGACGCATATTTGGGGGTATCTGAAGATGATTAA
- a CDS encoding metallophosphoesterase — protein sequence MIKNIVLLLGLSLITTYTYLDNKLLGISKYKIVNNKIPREFNNFKIIHLSDFHNYKYIGDNNSTVIGKIDNEKPNIIVMTGDMVNKYDKKFDNFFSLVEALSGKYEMYYIVGNHEKRLNCYYLNLIMTKLKNLNVKVINNQKITLTRKQDCINLYGLDIPLSFYKIKNRPSNIEEIVSTELIKCKGKEYNILLVHNPLYFDFYAKHNIDLTLAGHVHGGMIRIPFIGGLLSPERKFFPKYNSGIYDIDNKKLIVSRGMGHSSPGIRIFNMPEIVSITLQN from the coding sequence ATGATAAAAAATATAGTTTTACTGTTGGGTTTATCATTAATAACCACATATACGTATTTAGATAATAAGTTATTAGGAATATCAAAATATAAAATTGTTAATAATAAAATTCCAAGAGAATTTAATAACTTTAAAATTATTCATTTGTCGGATTTTCATAATTATAAGTATATAGGAGATAATAATAGTACTGTCATTGGTAAAATAGATAATGAAAAACCTAATATTATAGTTATGACGGGTGATATGGTAAATAAATACGATAAAAAATTTGATAATTTTTTTAGTTTGGTTGAAGCGTTGAGTGGGAAATATGAGATGTATTATATAGTAGGAAATCATGAAAAAAGGTTAAATTGCTATTACTTAAATCTAATCATGACTAAGCTTAAGAATTTGAATGTTAAAGTAATAAATAATCAAAAAATTACGCTAACTAGAAAACAGGATTGTATTAATTTATATGGCCTCGATATTCCACTTTCGTTTTATAAAATAAAAAATAGACCATCAAATATAGAAGAAATTGTAAGTACTGAATTAATTAAATGTAAAGGTAAGGAATATAATATTTTATTAGTTCATAATCCACTATATTTTGATTTCTATGCAAAACATAATATTGATTTGACTTTAGCTGGTCATGTTCATGGAGGAATGATAAGAATACCATTTATAGGTGGATTGCTTTCTCCAGAAAGAAAATTTTTTCCTAAATATAATAGCGGAATTTATGATATAGATAATAAGAAACTTATTGTTAGTAGAGGAATGGGGCATAGTTCACCAGGTATAAGAATATTTAATATGCCAGAAATAGTAAGTATAACTTTGCAAAATTAG
- a CDS encoding VOC family protein: MKFDAIHHIAIITSDYEVSKHFYVNILGFEIIRENYRKERNSYKLDLKIGTSEIELFSMPNAPKRPSYPEACGLRHLAFRVENIEKVVEELNRNGIITEPIRIDEYTGTKFTFFSDPDGLPLELHE, translated from the coding sequence ATGAAGTTTGACGCAATACATCACATAGCTATTATTACTTCTGATTATGAAGTATCAAAACATTTTTATGTGAACATTTTAGGCTTTGAAATTATAAGAGAAAACTATAGAAAAGAAAGAAACTCTTATAAATTAGATTTAAAAATAGGAACAAGTGAAATTGAACTTTTCTCAATGCCAAATGCACCTAAAAGACCATCTTATCCTGAAGCTTGTGGATTAAGGCATCTTGCTTTTCGAGTTGAAAATATCGAAAAAGTTGTTGAAGAATTGAATAGGAATGGCATTATTACAGAACCAATTCGTATAGATGAATATACTGGAACGAAATTTACTTTTTTTTCAGATCCAGATGGTTTACCTTTAGAATTACATGAATAA
- a CDS encoding ABC transporter ATP-binding protein: MIKIDNLVVAYGGIEALKGISMEVPSGKIVTLVGANGAGKSTTLKSIVGLVKPKSGSIDYEGTDLTKLSTELMVKKGIALVPEGRRVFSDLTVLENLKIGAYSRNDAKGIAEDLEKVYSLFPRLKERTWQLAGTLSGGEQQMLAIGRALMSRPKLIMMDEPSLGLAPIIVKELFGIIKKINEEGMTVLLIEQNANAALKIADVGYIMETGRITLSGSGQELLANDEIKKAYLGEAL, from the coding sequence ATGATTAAAATTGATAATTTAGTAGTTGCTTATGGAGGAATAGAAGCCTTAAAAGGCATAAGCATGGAAGTACCTAGTGGTAAAATTGTTACTTTGGTTGGAGCAAATGGAGCTGGGAAAAGTACTACCTTGAAATCCATAGTAGGTCTTGTTAAACCTAAAAGTGGAAGTATAGATTATGAAGGAACTGATTTAACTAAGCTTAGCACTGAATTAATGGTTAAAAAGGGAATTGCTTTAGTACCAGAAGGTAGAAGGGTTTTTTCTGACCTTACAGTTTTAGAAAATTTAAAAATAGGTGCATACTCAAGAAATGATGCTAAAGGTATCGCAGAAGATTTAGAAAAAGTATATTCATTATTTCCTAGACTTAAGGAAAGAACTTGGCAATTAGCTGGGACGCTTTCAGGTGGAGAACAGCAGATGTTAGCTATAGGCAGAGCTTTAATGTCAAGACCTAAGCTTATAATGATGGATGAACCTTCTTTAGGTCTAGCACCTATAATAGTTAAAGAATTATTTGGAATAATTAAAAAGATTAATGAAGAAGGTATGACAGTTCTTTTGATAGAACAAAATGCTAATGCAGCTCTTAAAATAGCTGATGTAGGTTATATTATGGAGACTGGAAGAATTACATTAAGTGGTTCAGGACAAGAATTACTTGCAAATGATGAAATTAAAAAGGCTTATCTTGGTGAAGCCTTATAA
- a CDS encoding [FeFe] hydrogenase, group A, giving the protein MVNNNTSFIQSSLGSVFSVFSEEELKQLKDGRKIAICGKVNKPGIIEVPEGATLNDIIELCGGLINKSGFKAAQIGLPFGGFLTEDSLNKEFDFNLFYENIAKTIIVLSQEDCIIQFEKFYIRYLLAKIKDGSYKNYEIVKEDITEMYNVLNRISKGVSNMRELYTLRNLAITVKTKMNQKHNIMEEIIDKFYEEIEEHIEEKKCPTSQCSHLIKLKITKKCIGCGACKRACPVDCIDGELKKQHVIDDNRCTHCGACVSACPVDAIFTGDNTLLFLRNLATPNKVVITQMAPAVRVAIGEAFGFEPGENVEKKLAAGLRKLGVDYVFDTSWGADLTIMEEAAELQERLEKHLAGDENVKLPILTSCCPSWIKFIEQNYGDMLEVPSSAKSPMEMFGIVAKEIWAKEKGLKREEISSVAIMPCIAKKYEASRPEFSVNLDSDVNYVITTRELIKIFQDSGIDLRTLEDEEIDTVMGEYTGAGIIFGRTGGVIEAAVRTAMENMTGERVDNIEFEGLRGWDGFRVCEIEVKDIKLRIGVAHGLREAAKMLDKVRSGEEFFHAIEIMACVGGCIGGGGQPKIRKNKDEVLQKRAEGLNNIDRAKTLRRSNENPEVLAIYEKYLGHPLSNKAHELLHTTYFPRAKKNNE; this is encoded by the coding sequence ATGGTGAACAACAATACATCATTTATTCAAAGTTCATTAGGATCAGTATTCTCAGTTTTTAGTGAGGAAGAGTTAAAACAATTAAAGGATGGCAGAAAAATAGCAATCTGCGGTAAGGTTAATAAACCGGGGATAATAGAAGTTCCAGAAGGGGCAACTCTTAATGATATAATAGAATTATGTGGTGGACTAATAAATAAAAGTGGTTTTAAAGCAGCACAAATTGGATTACCTTTTGGCGGGTTTTTAACTGAAGATAGTTTAAATAAAGAATTTGATTTTAATTTGTTTTATGAAAATATAGCAAAGACAATTATTGTTTTATCACAAGAGGATTGTATAATCCAATTTGAAAAATTCTATATAAGATACTTATTAGCAAAAATCAAGGATGGTTCTTATAAAAATTATGAAATAGTAAAAGAAGATATAACAGAAATGTATAATGTCTTAAATAGAATAAGTAAAGGCGTATCTAATATGCGTGAACTTTATACATTAAGAAATCTTGCAATAACTGTTAAGACTAAAATGAATCAAAAGCATAATATAATGGAAGAAATTATAGATAAATTTTACGAAGAAATTGAGGAGCACATTGAAGAAAAGAAATGTCCAACTTCTCAGTGTAGTCATTTAATTAAACTAAAAATTACAAAGAAGTGTATTGGATGTGGAGCTTGTAAAAGAGCATGTCCAGTGGATTGTATAGATGGAGAATTGAAAAAACAACATGTAATAGACGATAATAGATGTACTCATTGTGGTGCCTGTGTATCAGCATGTCCAGTAGATGCAATATTTACGGGAGATAATACTCTTTTATTCCTTAGAAACTTAGCAACACCTAATAAGGTTGTAATTACTCAAATGGCTCCAGCTGTTCGTGTAGCTATAGGTGAAGCTTTTGGCTTTGAACCAGGAGAAAATGTTGAAAAGAAATTAGCAGCAGGACTTAGAAAGTTAGGAGTAGACTATGTATTTGATACTTCTTGGGGAGCTGATTTGACAATAATGGAAGAAGCAGCTGAACTTCAAGAAAGACTTGAAAAGCATCTTGCAGGAGATGAAAATGTAAAACTTCCAATACTTACTTCATGCTGTCCTTCATGGATTAAATTTATAGAACAAAATTATGGTGACATGTTAGAAGTTCCTTCTTCAGCAAAATCTCCTATGGAGATGTTTGGTATTGTTGCTAAAGAAATCTGGGCAAAAGAAAAAGGATTAAAGAGAGAAGAAATATCGTCAGTTGCAATTATGCCTTGTATTGCTAAAAAATATGAAGCATCAAGACCAGAATTTTCTGTAAATCTAGATTCAGATGTTAACTATGTTATAACAACAAGAGAACTTATTAAGATTTTCCAAGATTCAGGAATAGATTTAAGAACTCTTGAAGATGAAGAAATAGATACAGTAATGGGTGAATATACTGGTGCTGGTATCATTTTTGGTAGAACAGGTGGAGTTATTGAAGCAGCTGTAAGAACAGCAATGGAAAATATGACTGGAGAAAGAGTTGACAACATCGAATTTGAAGGTCTTAGAGGCTGGGATGGATTTAGAGTTTGTGAAATAGAAGTCAAAGATATTAAATTGAGAATCGGTGTTGCTCATGGACTTAGAGAAGCAGCTAAGATGTTGGATAAAGTAAGATCTGGTGAAGAATTCTTCCATGCTATAGAAATAATGGCGTGTGTAGGAGGCTGTATTGGTGGCGGTGGTCAACCTAAAATAAGAAAGAATAAAGACGAAGTTTTACAAAAAAGAGCTGAAGGTTTAAATAATATAGATAGAGCTAAGACTCTTAGAAGATCTAATGAAAATCCAGAAGTTCTTGCAATATATGAAAAATATTTAGGACATCCACTAAGTAATAAGGCTCATGAATTATTGCATACAACATACTTCCCAAGAGCAAAAAAGAATAATGAATAA
- a CDS encoding phage holin family protein, with translation MVHDKDDSTKGKVGGRSIGGWLIRLVLTAVILAIASFFTPGFTIIGMWSYLLAALVISILDYLVEAFMGVDASPFGKGIKGFFIAAIILYIAQYFVPNMSVSIIGALLAALAIGILDAVIPGRAM, from the coding sequence ATGGTACATGATAAAGATGATTCAACAAAAGGTAAGGTTGGTGGAAGAAGTATTGGTGGCTGGTTAATTAGGCTAGTATTAACTGCCGTAATCTTAGCAATAGCATCATTTTTTACACCAGGTTTTACAATTATAGGCATGTGGTCATATTTACTAGCAGCTTTAGTAATAAGCATATTGGATTATTTAGTTGAAGCTTTTATGGGTGTAGATGCATCACCATTTGGAAAAGGCATAAAAGGATTTTTTATAGCTGCAATAATATTATATATAGCGCAATACTTTGTGCCTAATATGAGTGTATCAATAATAGGAGCACTTTTAGCAGCTTTGGCTATAGGAATACTGGATGCAGTAATACCTGGAAGAGCAATGTAA
- a CDS encoding inorganic phosphate transporter, with product MLSAMTITVLIVITVLIFDFINGFHDTATAVATSITTRALTPRTAIIICAIFNFIGAFSGTAVAKTVGESIVSHNSIEQWVILGVLISAIIWNIITWYFGIPSSSSHALIGALMGGGIAYNNSFNVVNWSNLFHEVIIWIFIAPIIGFVVGYFLMILLNWILRPFKPGLVNKIFLKFQVVAGALMALNHGSNDAQKSMGLITMALLSGKFIHEFAVPTWVIACCALAMALGTASGGKKIIKTMGSGMAKLTPVNGFAAQTGGAAVIFLATFFHAPVSTTHIISTTVMGVGASKRFKSVKWGVAQNIVWAWILTIPITATLSALIIYIMKMFF from the coding sequence ATGCTTAGTGCTATGACTATAACGGTATTAATAGTAATAACGGTATTAATATTTGATTTTATTAATGGATTTCATGACACAGCCACAGCAGTTGCAACATCAATTACAACTAGAGCTCTTACACCAAGAACAGCAATTATAATATGTGCAATATTTAATTTTATTGGTGCATTTAGTGGAACAGCAGTTGCAAAAACTGTAGGTGAAAGTATAGTAAGCCATAACTCGATTGAACAATGGGTTATATTAGGAGTTTTAATTTCAGCGATAATATGGAATATAATAACTTGGTATTTTGGTATACCAAGCAGTTCTTCTCATGCTCTAATTGGAGCATTAATGGGTGGAGGAATAGCATATAATAATAGTTTTAATGTAGTAAATTGGTCTAATTTATTTCATGAAGTAATAATTTGGATATTTATTGCTCCAATTATAGGTTTTGTAGTTGGATACTTTTTAATGATATTATTAAATTGGATTTTAAGACCTTTTAAACCTGGTTTAGTAAATAAGATATTTTTAAAATTCCAAGTGGTTGCAGGTGCGCTTATGGCATTAAACCACGGTAGTAATGATGCTCAAAAATCAATGGGATTAATTACCATGGCCTTGCTAAGTGGAAAATTTATTCATGAATTTGCAGTTCCAACTTGGGTAATAGCATGTTGTGCTTTAGCTATGGCATTGGGAACAGCATCAGGAGGAAAAAAAATTATCAAAACTATGGGAAGTGGGATGGCTAAATTAACACCTGTTAATGGATTTGCAGCTCAAACTGGTGGTGCAGCAGTAATCTTCCTAGCTACATTTTTCCATGCACCAGTAAGTACAACACATATAATTTCAACTACTGTAATGGGTGTTGGAGCATCAAAAAGATTTAAGTCTGTTAAATGGGGAGTAGCACAAAATATAGTTTGGGCTTGGATATTAACAATCCCTATTACTGCAACTTTATCAGCACTTATTATATATATAATGAAGATGTTTTTTTAA
- a CDS encoding sulfite reductase codes for MSYGNLQKVINGKRTFAITPHIPGGFITIDNMQKILDIAKKYKGVLKITSGQRILITNLKQEDLEAIWNELGMEPAVRTQNSVKNVEMCPAGYCKRSKFNTIGTGMKLSKKYQWMETPCRTKIGVAGCRNACGSVYSKDVGVIADKTGFIVSAGGSGGYNPRMADIIAQDISEEQALNLVDNIFEYYMEFAEDGEKLGFFIDRVGVEEFKEKVSKDI; via the coding sequence ATGAGTTATGGAAATCTTCAAAAAGTTATAAATGGAAAGAGAACTTTCGCAATAACCCCACATATTCCAGGGGGATTTATAACTATAGATAATATGCAAAAAATCTTAGATATAGCTAAAAAATATAAAGGGGTACTTAAAATTACATCTGGTCAAAGAATATTAATAACTAACCTTAAGCAGGAAGACTTGGAAGCTATATGGAATGAACTAGGAATGGAACCTGCTGTAAGAACGCAAAATTCAGTTAAGAATGTAGAAATGTGTCCAGCAGGCTATTGTAAGAGGTCAAAATTTAATACAATTGGAACAGGTATGAAACTTTCAAAAAAGTATCAGTGGATGGAGACTCCGTGTAGAACTAAAATTGGGGTTGCAGGCTGTAGAAATGCTTGTGGTAGTGTATATAGTAAAGATGTAGGTGTAATTGCAGATAAGACGGGATTTATTGTTTCTGCTGGGGGTTCTGGAGGGTATAATCCAAGGATGGCAGATATTATTGCACAAGATATATCAGAAGAACAAGCACTTAACTTAGTAGATAATATTTTTGAATATTACATGGAATTTGCAGAAGATGGAGAAAAATTAGGATTTTTTATTGATAGAGTTGGAGTTGAAGAGTTTAAAGAAAAGGTAAGTAAGGATATATAA
- a CDS encoding Mbeg1-like protein, protein MEQLSYAELILLDNLIYLEWEAKENKSVKEIVDDILKDADFDKLMGNIGNCIMKTPKYQWIKILNYIGENNNLCNYRIKNIAAYKNGMKFACLVNENNNAVVIFRGTSTEAEWEDNGEGAYTSVTNEQLEALKFINNLNYDNITVSGHSKGGNKAQYVTILSSKIKKCVSINGQGFSNSFLESYREEINKNKSKIVGINAEYDYVSCLFNTISGENHFIKTDFQVNPFDYHRANILLDNNGKLRQETNESVIFDIVNGFSKYIISNLNENFERAIVDKVIDIIELFLCKKDEKNIMIFAGEYLIMDYYRSKYEQDEDFIKSYALVEILILPLVFWDEFIYIEETKSEAHLKAVTNNIRWFCNKIVNKVQNFDESQKYIVVWVMKGINDFIYRLEREIL, encoded by the coding sequence ATGGAACAGCTGTCATATGCAGAATTAATTCTTTTGGATAATTTGATATATTTAGAATGGGAAGCAAAAGAAAATAAGAGTGTTAAGGAAATTGTTGATGATATATTAAAGGATGCAGATTTTGATAAGCTTATGGGGAATATAGGAAATTGTATAATGAAAACGCCTAAATACCAATGGATAAAAATATTAAATTACATAGGAGAAAATAATAATTTATGCAATTATAGAATTAAAAATATAGCTGCTTATAAAAATGGTATGAAGTTTGCATGCTTAGTAAATGAAAATAATAATGCTGTTGTTATTTTTAGAGGCACCAGTACAGAAGCAGAGTGGGAGGATAATGGAGAAGGTGCATATACTTCTGTTACTAATGAACAACTTGAAGCTTTAAAATTTATAAATAATTTAAATTATGATAATATAACTGTATCAGGACATTCTAAAGGTGGTAATAAAGCACAATATGTAACAATTTTATCGTCTAAAATCAAGAAATGTGTATCAATTAATGGACAAGGTTTTTCTAATAGTTTTTTAGAAAGCTATAGGGAAGAGATTAATAAAAATAAATCTAAAATTGTTGGTATAAATGCAGAATATGATTATGTCAGTTGTTTATTTAATACCATTTCAGGAGAAAATCATTTTATAAAGACGGATTTTCAAGTTAATCCATTTGACTATCATAGAGCAAATATACTTTTAGATAATAACGGAAAGCTAAGACAGGAAACAAATGAATCAGTAATCTTTGATATAGTAAATGGTTTTTCAAAATATATAATTTCAAATTTAAATGAAAATTTTGAAAGAGCAATTGTTGATAAAGTTATCGATATAATAGAATTATTTTTATGCAAGAAAGATGAAAAAAATATAATGATTTTTGCAGGAGAATATTTAATAATGGATTATTATAGAAGTAAATATGAACAAGACGAGGATTTTATTAAAAGTTATGCTTTAGTAGAAATTTTAATTTTACCTTTAGTCTTTTGGGATGAATTTATATATATTGAAGAAACTAAATCAGAGGCACATCTTAAAGCTGTAACAAATAATATAAGATGGTTTTGCAATAAAATAGTAAATAAGGTACAAAATTTTGATGAAAGTCAAAAGTATATTGTTGTTTGGGTTATGAAGGGGATAAATGATTTTATTTACAGATTAGAAAGAGAAATTTTATAA
- a CDS encoding DUF47 domain-containing protein, producing the protein MFNLNPKEDKFYKLFNEAAQIVDEGAKLLRRTLDSLDNIDLDVSRIEELEHQGDRIVGIIVKELNDSFITPFDREDIYVLIKRLDDVLDLINSAVHRFVMFNVKQSTEASKLLADMLIKCTGHLVELMDELHLMGGKNQIAEKIKVINQIESGADRLFRQTVCELFRNEKDPIEIIKWKEIYQIMENTIDKCEKIANIIEGVVIKNA; encoded by the coding sequence ATGTTCAATTTAAATCCAAAAGAAGACAAATTTTATAAACTGTTTAATGAAGCTGCACAAATCGTTGATGAAGGTGCAAAACTTTTAAGAAGGACCTTAGATTCACTAGATAATATTGATCTTGATGTAAGTAGAATAGAAGAATTAGAACATCAAGGTGATAGAATAGTAGGTATTATAGTTAAAGAATTAAACGATTCTTTTATTACTCCATTTGATAGAGAGGATATCTATGTTTTAATTAAGAGATTAGATGATGTTTTAGATTTAATCAATTCAGCAGTACATAGATTTGTAATGTTTAATGTTAAGCAAAGTACAGAAGCATCAAAATTATTAGCTGATATGTTAATTAAATGTACTGGTCATTTAGTAGAATTAATGGATGAACTTCACTTAATGGGCGGTAAAAATCAAATTGCTGAGAAGATAAAGGTGATAAACCAAATTGAAAGTGGAGCGGACCGTTTATTTAGGCAAACTGTGTGCGAATTATTTAGAAATGAAAAAGATCCAATAGAAATTATTAAATGGAAAGAAATTTATCAAATAATGGAAAACACTATTGATAAGTGTGAAAAAATTGCAAATATCATAGAGGGAGTTGTAATTAAGAATGCTTAG